The genomic stretch tgagatacAGTGAGCTAACTAGCAtactgctgtgcacagagcctactCTCACATGGTTTGGTGGATAGAACCTGCACTAAATATCAATCAGAGTTTTACAGTAAGTTACGTAAAAACTTTCTTCTCAAAAGGCTGTTTGTTTTATTCGTCTGGAAAATAAACGTGATATTTCTGTTTGAGttgatttactttttttaattttttgcaaAATTTGAACCACAACAAGATATTTTAGAAATGTTTTAGCACATGTATGACTCCCAGGATCTACCAGCATGTACTTTGACAGGTGAGGACTGGTGAGGACAGGTGTAGACAGGTGTCGACAGGTGtcgacaggtgaggacaggtgtagacaggtgaggacaggtgaggacaggtgaggacaggtgtggacaggtgaggacaggtgagtgCTGCAGGATCCTCAACACAAAATGGCCTTGTCTCTGTGGTCTCTGGTTCCTGGTctcggtcctggtcttggtcctggtctcggtcctggtcctcttcttggtcttggtctcggtcctggtcctggtctcggtCCTGGTCTCGGCCCTGGTctcggtcctggtcctggtcttagtcctggtcttagtcctggtcctggtcttagtcctggtctgaggTTGAATCAGGTCAGACTGAGCGTGCTCCACTTTCGCTCTCGTTTATGGAGCGTTTTTTACGGCTCGTCTCATAAAAACTCGTTTTACAGCGACGTGATTCTCATAAAAACAGATTTCACATTtcaaatgtgagtgtgtgtttatatgtgtgtgtgtgtgtgtgtgatggggtgtgtgtgttggggtgtgtttacatgtgtgtgttggtgtgtgttggggtgtgtgtgtgtgtgattatgtgtgtgtgttggggtgtgttggggtgtgtgtgtgtgtgtgtttatatatgtgggggtgtgtgtgtgtgtgtgtgtgtttatgtgtttgtgtgtgtttatatgtgtgtgtgggggtgagtgtgtgtgtgtatatgtgcgtgcatgtgtgtgtgtgtcttttaagTGTGATGTTGTgagttatacaaataaaaaaaaaaagtttgaatattaaataaacaaaaaatgttttaaaaaatgtaaaaaaacaaaaaacaaaaacaaaataaaacaaaacaacccatACAGATAAACTAAACTCTGAACTGTAAaagcaaacattaaaaaaacaaccaaacaaagaaaaaaaaaaaaaaaaaaaaatatatatatatatatatatatatatatatatatatatatatatatatatatatatatatatatatatatatatatatatacaaagatAAGAGAAGAATATCCACAGTGCCATGAACAAAGActcaaatttaaatataataaatatataaatcacaAGTGTAATTAATGTCGTCTCtaattgtgtaaataaaaaaaaccaaaaaacagaattttaggttaaataaacaaaaacaaaaaaatgaacaaatattttactcatataaataaaaatatataaatacagtttataaatgttcttttctcaaataaaatctaaaagttctgttttgttttttattttgttaaacccCCACacgtttatatttatttatattttatttgaactgTTCACTTCTGATTGTggttgatttgttttttgtttgtttagagtCCggctcatttattattttacacttaATTAAAGagtaatgatgtttttatgactCTCGTTAAGGCTCTTTACAGTTTAAAGGAGCAGACAACATGAAACTCTCCTTTAACAGACTTTGACTTTACGCTGTTTATTTGAAAATCTTACATTTTTCTTATGGCTCAGAGATTTTAGaaccaaatgtttttattgcaaattaaattaatacattgatatttaatttattaaataagaaataaagttaaatgtatttgttattcagtaatgtattaaataacagagaggagagagagaaaaagggggaagagggagaaggagagagagacaaagacagagacgaGTTGGCGctctttgacctctgacctttgtcCCGTCATAAAAAGCCCGTCAGGGTGGCTTTAATAACTCTGTGCAAACATCCtaatcacaaacacaaaaacccaGCTCCATGAGGATTCCACCTCCATCGAAACAGCTCAAACCAGAGGAGACGGGGGAATCGAACCAGCAACCGCCCCGTGACAGGGACACACAGACGTCAGACCTGAGTCTACGTTAACGTCACATGATAAATCTGATCATACGTCCACAGTTTCTCTTacaaatactttgacttttgtttgagctgtTCAGTGGAGCAGTACTTCAGTCAGGAGTATAGAAGAATAGAACTAGCAACCCCCCCGTAAGAGGGAGGACTGAACATGAGGCAAGttcaggtttaacccagaggaaaacactgttaaacctggATTAGTCATAACATCAGATaagtactcgagtaagagtactgttacactgcagAACATAGTActcgagtactgttacttcagtaaaaatattactcaattaggagtaaaagtacacagctaGAAAGTACAATTACTTTATAAAGTTACTcaactaaatgtaactgagtactgccACATCTGAAGCTGAGGATATGATTTAATTtgaactttaaataaaataaaatgattagtattaaaacttaaagggccctctgacctctgctctctgacctctgctctctgacctttgacctctgctctagtgtttcctcgtcacaaacagacctggagtcgttgtgttttctttcattcaaacatctttaacacataaactctgcacatttaggctgggttcttctctcaaactggaaacattctgttccaccttgtgatgtcatcatgtggtgatacaggaagtgctccactgtgtttttaaactccacacaccttcactagaatcatttggttgatttcagctctggagctGCCaaactttactgaactaaactaaaaggagctgttcacttgaaaactaccacttgatgacatcacaaggtggagcagagcgttttgatctttgtagatgtaacagactaataataaagtgactcaaacatgtgaatgaaacaaaacacaactccaggtctgtttttgagggtTTATAACGCAGCGTAAAGTTCACATAATCCCTTGTGCGTaatatttgacctttgacctctgacggTGCAGATATAAAAACACTGAGCTGATAAAACCTGCGGCGAGATCAGGAAGTGCCGTAAACTCAGGTGAGAGCGAGGACACATGTACGCATCACTTCCTCCTCACAGGTCAATGATCCACAGCCTTATCAGGAATCTGACCCACAACCTCCGAGCAACACACTCAGAGACCAGGAGTCTGACCCACAACCTCCGAGCAACGCACTCAGAGACCAGGAGTCTGACCCACAACCTCCGAGCAACGCACTCAGAGACCAGGAGTCTGACCCGCAACCTCTGAGCTCTGCTGACATCTTGTGGTGAACTCTTaactttacagtttttgttttaaaattttgaagcataaaccaggactagaccaggactagaccaggactagaccaggactagaccaggactagaccaggactagaccaggactaaaccaggactagaccaggactagaccaggactagaccaggactagaccaggactagaccaggactagaccaggactaaaccaggactagaccaggactagaccaggactagaccaggactagaccaggactagaccaggactaaaccaggactagaccaggactagaccaggactaaaccaggactaaaccaggactaaaccaggtctaaaccaggattaaaccaggactaaaccaggactaaaccaggactagaccaggtggTGCACATCGCCCTCTAGTGGGAGCACAGAGCTGTGACATATAAAGTGCTGAAATATGAGTTTACGGAGTTTACGTCtgtaagtttgtttgtttttttacttgttgTGTCCAGATGTGATTTCTGTTTGACTCTGTTGATTTGCTAagactgtgtttgtgtttttaccaATGCTAATTGCTACTAGCTATGCTAACAGACGTCACATTGTTTTCCCGGTCATTACCCGCTCTGaggctaacgtgctagcatcTGTTTGTCACGTCTTTATGTGATTCTTTGTCTTTAGAGACTGatcatgttttatgtgtttgttttacagttttataaagaaaaatacatcaaaGTGAAGTAAAGCAACACTacacagaaccaggactaaaccaggactgaaccaggactgaaccaggtctaaaccaggactgaaccaggactaaaccaggactgaaccaggactaaaccaggactgaaccaggactgaaccaggactagaccaggactaaactcctAATATTGACTTCACTCAGTAAAtgagtttattacatttattttttattttattatttgtttacagttttatttagttttaattaaaaacattttatttcacttttttaattaaaaagtgaaataaaatgtttttgacgCTTTAGTTTCATCAGTGGAGCAGGTcccagaggcagcagcagcacaacGCCGCAGAACACGCCCCCAAAAACGACTTCAGCCCGCCCCCAAAACCAGAACCAAGACCAGAACCAAGACCAGGAATGAACCCAGGGACAGAAGAACGGTCATCAGGCTTCATCAGGTACactgaggagacaaggagacaaggagggaggagagaggagagaggagacaaggagggaggagagaggagacaaggagagaggagacaatgagagaggagagaggagagaggagacaaggagagaggagagaggagacaaggagagaggagacaaggagagaggagacaaggggacaaggacagaggagagaggagacaaggagagaggagacaaggagggaggagagaggagacaaggagagaggagacaaggagagaggagacaaggagagaaggagacaagtTAATTAATGGAGGTTTTGAGAAAAAtttacaggactaaaccaggactaaaccaggactaaaccaggactaaaccaggtctaaaccaggactgcctCAGGTGAGTTTTACCTGTGCTTTTGGGCGTGTCCCAGGACgcagcaggaggagctggaggaggaggagaggaggcctGGTAATAAAAGGGCTGAGGAGGataagactgagagagagagaaagagagagatggagggaggggtgtacagagagagggagaggatgagaaagaaaaaggagacatgggaaagagaagagaagagagagaagggggggcaTACAGAGTGATGGgagtagggagagagaggaaaggggagatgacaggagagaatgagacagaagATGAGAGGATGAGGGACAGAGGATGAGGGACAGAGGATGAGAGATTGAGGGAcagaggatgagaggatgagggacagaggatgagggagagaggatgagggacAGAGGTTGAGAGGATGAGGGAcagaggatgagaggatgagggacagaggatgagaggatgaggatgagaggatgagggacagaggatgagaggatgagggacagaggatgagaggatgagGGACAGAGGATGAGGGACAGAGGTTGAGAGGATGAGGGACAGAGGTTGagaggatgagggagagaggatgagggacagaggatgagggacagaggatgagggacagaggatgagaggatgagggacagaggatgagaggatgagggagagaggatgagtgagagaggatgagggacagaggatgagaggatgagggacagaggatgagggacagaggatgagaggataagaggatgagaggatgagGGACAGAGGATGAGAGGATATGAGGATGAGAGGATGAGGGACAGAGGATGAGGGACAGAGGATGAGGGACAGAGGATGAGGGACAGAGGATGAGGGACAGAGGATGAGAGGATGTTACATATTGTAAGTACATGACAGTCCTGTGTCCTGATCATTTTTCAGGAAAGTGTCAcataaaaatgcagtaaatcaggttctggtttggttcagtttagttttaaagATTTTGTGACTGGAGCCAGAGACAGTTAATAAAAAAGGACAGAGCTGTGTCCACGTCACTCactccacgtctttatacagtctgtggtttgacATCTCATTTTACTAAACACTTCAGGTCATTTTAGAtttcatttaaagtttaaaaggtttttgctccagatgccctcccactgaAGTGAATACCTGGTATCCTGGAAAACCGGGGGCAAAGCCTGGAGCCGGAGCGTACGGAGGAGGCTGATCCatctgagagagaagagggttagaccaggactgaaccaggactgaaccaggactgaaccaggactaaaccaggactaaaccaggactgaaccaggactgaaccaggactgaaccaggactaaaccaggactaaaccaggactgaaccaggactgaaccaggactgaaccaggactaaaccaggactaaaccaggtctaaaccaggactaaaccaggactgaaccaggactaaaccaggactgaaccaggactgaaccaggactaaaccaggactgaaccaggactgaaccaggactgaaccaggactaaaccaggactaaaccaggactaaaccaggtctaaaccaggactaaaccaggactgaaccaggactaaaccaggactaaaccaggactaatctaggacttaaccaggactaaaccaggactaaaccaggactaaaccaggactgaaccaggactaaaccaggactaatctaggacttaaccaggacttaaccaggactaaaccaggactaaaccaggactgaaccaggactaaaccaggactaaaccaggactaatctaggacttaaccaggactaaaccaggactaaaccaggactaaaccaggactaaaccaggactgaaccaggactgaaccaggactagaccaggactgaaccaggactgaaccaggtctgaaccaggtctaaggaCTCTGCTCTGAGGTAAAACAAAGGATTTATTGTGGTCTAACTTTGCAAAGTCACACtttaattatccaatcagaggcAGGAATGTGGTGACATCATCAGTCATCGGGTCAAACGGAATAACAAGTTgcacgtcagatgccctcccatcctcctgtatccctgtgtgtcagatgccctcccgttcTGTCTGCTtcagagatacacacacacacactcacacacacagagagacacacacacacacacacacacacacagagacacacacgcacacccagaCGAGGCCAATGTGAAAGTCTGACTCTAAAATTCACATTATTTTAGTCTCAGCGAAACACAAACGTTTAAACTCATTCCATCAAACTCAACCCAGAAAACTCTGAACAAGACCTGACCCAGCGAAAGAAAAGTTCACCtcacctctgtctgtgtctgaggAAGAAGAGAACGAAGTGAGAGACGGGCGAGGACGAGAGAaaagtgagaggaagagaggagagagaagaggaggagagagggacacggGACAGTGTGAATCTGAATCACGAGTCTCTGAGGTCAAGCCTGTccattgtctcctctctctcccccctctctctgtcccctctccctctctccccctcttcgcTCTCTGTCCCTCacccctctttttccctctcccaCTCGCTCCCTCCTTCTTTTTTCTCTTACATTAACAAACATTTGCATTCACGCCACATTCTGAGATGCGACAGCTGCAGCTgtggccattttgttttgtttcagctgataaataaaataaaagcacaaacatTTCTATTCTAAATCCTCTTGTTTACACCTAACCCCTCCCCTTTCCCGCACAGCCCCTCCCCTTTCCCCTGACAGCCCCTCCCCTTTGTCCTCAtagctcctcctcttttccccatAGCCTCTTTCATAGCCCCTCCCCTTTCCCCCACATTGCTCCTCCCCTTTCCCCTTTTAGCCCCTCCCCTTTCCCCCTCATAATCCCTCCCCTTTGCCATTATGACCCCTCCCCTTTCCCCTCATAGCCCCTCCCTTTTCCTTCATGTAAATAAACatcacacatttgtttttttctcatacaattttttatttttattttggttatttcaGATCATGACATCATAAACGCAGCCTGCCCCAAAGCATTCTGGGAGatgcagttttttttctgaGGTCTTGTCAGATACATTCACAAAGCCTGTGCTACTGCAGTACTTTTACCTGCGTACTTTTACGACAGTACTTTTAAATACTTGATATACTTCAGGTTTGTGCGTCTTTACATTCACttaaattattttagatttgGACAATTCTGTGTCAAACTTTAGCAGCGGCAAAATATCACTTTTATACATTCAACATAACAAccccttagtcctggtttagtcctggttaagtcctggttcagacctggtttagtcctggtttagacctggtttagacctggttcagttctggtttagacctggtttagtcctggtttagtcctggttcagtcctggttaagtcctggtttagacctggttcagttctggtttagacctggttcagttctggtttagacatggtttagtcctggtttagtcctggtttagtcctggtttatttctggttaagtcctggtttagtcctggtttagacctggttcagttctggtttagacctggtttagacctggttcagttctggtttagacgtggtttagtcctggtttagtcctggtttagtcctggtttagtcctggtttatttctggttaagtcctggtttagtcctggtttagacctggttcagttctggtttagacctggtttagacctggttcagttctggtttagacctggtttagtcttggtttagtcctggtttagacctggttcagttctggtttagtcctggtttagtcctggttaagtcctggtttagtcctggtttagacctggttcagttctggtttagtcctggtttagttctggttaagtcctggtttagacctggtttagacctggttcagttctggtttagacctggtttagacctggttcagttctggtttagacctggtttagacctggttcagttctggtttagacctggtttaggactTGTGTttgttaaaagtttttttttcaataaaaacccagaataaaacatttcaaacctgtaaataaatataaatccaCAGTTTGTTCATAATTAtaataacaacacaaaaatagctCAGGAGCCGCTCAGGAGCTGCTCAGGAGCCGCTCAggacattttgtttagtttggttCAGGTTAGTTTGACctttgatttttaatttttcatgAGATTCttgtgaataaaaacatgtttatgaagtgtgtgtgtgtgtgtgtgtgtgcaggaggccagcagagggcgcacagactccacacactgcaggacaaactctctctgtttttccatCTATTTCAAATGAAAAGTCGTCGATCCTCCCGTCCGTCTGCAGTGTGAAGGTGAGCGGACGGGAGCACTTCTGGAacaccacctgatgatgtcaccggGTGGAACAGAATGCGCCTCTTGCTGgtcacgtgtgtgtgtttcatgtgtaaAGGTTCGACGTCATGTGGACAGCTCCAAAAACAGAATCAAAACAGACAAAGATTATAAAGGAGTCTTTAAACGTACCATATTTACATTACATCATACACCTGCAGCGCGggggaggtcagaggttagaggtcagaggtcaggaacAAAGGACCAGAGACATTCTTTAGGAGTAGGTTCTTCTTCtgtatttgtagtttgagcagaGCCTTTTCTCATGCACTTCCTGTAGTGTGATGATGCTGCGTTCATGTTAGCTCGTTAACATCGTCTAATggagctaacgagctaactcAATGATCCCGACTTTCCGAGATAAAAGCACAAGAACGCAAACAAGCCGGAAAGCCGAGTTCCTGAGGAGTACAAGAACGCAgcatttgtagtttttttgtggTCCTCCTGTTTCGTTTTCATActtcctgtagttttttttttttttttttttttttttggactttAACTTACTTCCTGTAGTCTTCAGGAGGAGGGGCGGTGGGTTTGTacctgtaatttttttttttttgtagtttttagagCTTTCTTCCTGTAGTTTCTGTAGTTCTTTGTAGTTTTTAGCAGTTACTTCCTGTAGTCCTCAGGAGAAGGTGGTGGGTTTATTTCCTGTATGTTCTTGTACTTCCTCTAGTTTCTGTAGGTCATTGTAGTTTTTAGAGGTGACTTCCTGTAGTTCTCATGAGGAGATGGCGGTtggtttgtttcctgtttttttcttgtatttcctGTACTTTCTGTAGGTCGTTGTAGTTTTTAAAGGTTATTTCCTGGAGTTTATTCAGGCGGAGAGGGCTGGGggtttgtttcctgtttgaaaaTTGTACTTCCTGTAGTTATTTGTAGCTTTTAGAGGCGACTCCTTGTAGTTCTCAGGAGGAGGTGGCGGTGGGTTTGTTTCGGAGCGTGTCGAAAAAGGCCATGACCCTCCTGACGCCGCTGACGCTAACGCCGGCGCCGCTCATGTTGCTGAGGCTGCTGCTGAGGGCGGAGCCTGAgccgttgccatggagatgatacAGAGCTGTCGCCGTGGCGTCGACCGAAGCGGCGCGTTTGACTTTAGGCCGGAGGCGGGGCGTCTGTGCCACGAGACAGCGCTGGTACTGTGCCTGAAGGGGGCGCAACAGAGCAGAGATAAAAGCATTAATATAACAGATATATACaagtataaatacacaaatactgcACCTAAACACTATAAGAATACTCTATGTACCAGCCCAGAGGAGGCGGggccagtagtagtagtagtagtagtagtagtagcaggtgtagtagtagcagtagtagtatttgtccTCGTACCATACATGCAGCCTGTACGGCCTCGGACACGTCTCCGGCGTGTGGGTCGCAGTAAAACACGTGACACTGGAACCTCCTTGTGCCGCAGaaagagtcagatgccctcccagtgtctctgtccacacagaaagagtcagatgcccttccattgAATCTGTCCACGATCACGGCAAAAGTGTGAGAGTCCTGCCCCACCCCGAGGAAGGTGAGGAACCGCACCGGCAACTCCCACAGCAGCTCCTGGAACACACaaagagtcagatgccctccccgtgtgtcagatgccctccctgtgtgtgtcagatgccctccccgtgtgtgtcagatgccctccccgtgtgtcagatgccctccccgtgtgtcagatgccctccccgtgtgtcagatgccctccccgtgtgtcagatgccctccccgtgtgtcagatgccctcccctcacACTCCCGTTTAGGAGCCGTACCTCTCCCCTCCACAGAGAGAGGGCGCTGTGGTTGACGTGGATGTAGGCGGAGTCCCAGTCgtcggggtcagaggtcataaGGCTCTCGATCGCTCGGTTCACGACCTCCATCCCTGaaacacacgcgcacacacatgttataaacacacacatttaaacacacacgtTTGGAAAcacacatctgacacagagggagggcatctgactgaaCTGGTGGACATTCCAAACTTTAACCTTTGAACCcagatctgaactttaaaccatgtcgttgatttaataataaagtgctgaCATCACGGGCCTTGTTTTTGTCCCCGTAATGCCTGTCCCACCTGTCCCACCTGTCTCGCCTGTCCCACCTGTCTTCCCTGTCTCCCCTGTCTTCCCTGTCCCACCTGTTTCCCCTGTcccacctgtctcacctgtctccccTGTcccacctgtctcacctgtcttccctctctcccctgtcccaCCTGTCTCCCCTGTCCCAcctgtctcccctgtctcccctGTCCCCACACAGTGACaaatacacacccacacacagagtTTTTTGCCCCTGTGACCCTGCGGAGGAAGTACTTTCGTCCTATTATAATGAATAATCTGAATAATCTGACCCATGGCAGTGGACACAGGGAGGCTCCCGACGTATCTGACCGGAAACTTCTGCACCTGCTGCTGCACCGCCTCCACCCGCTCCACTGCAACATGGACAAGTAGAACATAGAAGTGAATGTATATAACACAGAAAACATATAAATGTGATTCATATGAGTTTAGAACCACGACCGAAACAGTATCACCCTGTGGCGCCTCTAGGGGGCGCCACAgaaatatgataaatatttacccaaTGGAACCCTGCGGCGCCTCCACACCTGCACATTCTTATCTTTATAACAACCATAAACTAAGACATATAAATATTATCTTAGTATTACAAGTATGAAGTATTTCAGTAGTATCTTGCAGTATGTATTCAGTATTAGTGGTATTTGCAGTCTTTGTCGTATTTGTGCAGTATTTGTGCAGTATTTGTGCAGTATTTGTGCAGTACTGACCTTGTCGGGGGAAGTCTTGTGGAGAGATGGACTCCAGAGTGAGAGAACGAGAAGGACGACAACTTTCCTCTGACATCatctgaaaggaggaggaggggggtgtaGTAGTAAccatagtaacagtagtagtatttgtagtagtacttgCAGTACCTTGGAGCAGAGCTGGTGTAGTGCAGTAGCGATACTTTTCGCTGGGACGTCACATCTGAAAACGTGACACTTCAGAACACACGAGTCTTTGTCCCCGGCCACGAACGCAAAGTCCCTGAAAATACAAATGTACGACTGTCGTTTAACacgtgtctgtttttaatgttcatatttacagacacaaaagtgaaataaaataaaataaaaaccccaggatcatgtagagggttaatacgaacatttaagaccagaatgagtctgaagcagcagagacagagagaggacggtttatcaatagaaagtgaattggagccagagtcgatggagcaggaagtgcacatgatcacttcctgtttggaatgtagcagctagcaagttagctttgtccatttatataaacagtctatgggcacCTCCtatagacacacagagagaacacgcaaactccacacggacacagagagaacacgcaaactc from Periophthalmus magnuspinnatus isolate fPerMag1 chromosome 14, fPerMag1.2.pri, whole genome shotgun sequence encodes the following:
- the LOC129456790 gene encoding cysteine-rich and transmembrane domain-containing protein 1-like — translated: MDQPPPYAPAPGFAPGFPGYQSYPPQPFYYQASSPPPPAPPAASWDTPKSTVYLMKPDDRSSVPGFIPGLGSGLGSGFGGGLKSFLGACSAALCCCCLWDLLH
- the apbb3 gene encoding amyloid-beta A4 precursor protein-binding family B member 3, producing the protein MMGKDYTLAILIVNYDDNLWTDQNLQSDPELPSGWRTITDSTGTYYWHLPTGATQWEHPRESATRGRGQVLQEETSPSDKPEELHRSSWQEDPHHDPDSKVFSVRSLGWMQVLEEDLGPGRSSIVVSHVIQQLSHQNTTRDRTKDQTRDQTRDQTRDQTRDRTRARIQAKTPKSAGSPQQNPSQNQDQDSAEPLEACGEGRDMKLVLKKDSLILLDPLDDTPLHCQPISNIRVWGVGCNNGRDFAFVAGDKDSCVLKCHVFRCDVPAKSIATALHQLCSKMMSEESCRPSRSLTLESISPQDFPRQVERVEAVQQQVQKFPVRYVGSLPVSTAMGMEVVNRAIESLMTSDPDDWDSAYIHVNHSALSLWRGEELLWELPVRFLTFLGVGQDSHTFAVIVDRFNGRASDSFCVDRDTGRASDSFCGTRRFQCHVFYCDPHAGDVSEAVQAACMAQYQRCLVAQTPRLRPKVKRAASVDATATALYHLHGNGSGSALSSSLSNMSGAGVSVSGVRRVMAFFDTLRNKPTATSS